From Hippoglossus stenolepis isolate QCI-W04-F060 chromosome 6, HSTE1.2, whole genome shotgun sequence, a single genomic window includes:
- the LOC118110530 gene encoding kinesin-like protein KIF3A translates to MASNKLEKHDKQEVSDNVKVVVRCRPLNQKEKMMAHKQVIMVDEIHGTITVNKLENPNKPPKTFTFDTVFGPDSKQLDVYNLTARPIIDSVFEGYNGTIFAYGQTGTGKTFTMEGVRAVPELRGIIPNSFAHIFGHIAKAEGDTRFLVSVSYLEIYNEKVRDLLGKDQMQRLEVKERPEVGVYIKYLSAYVVNNADDMDRIMTMGHKNRSVGATNMNEQSSRSHAIFTITIECSEKGVDGNQHMHMGKLNLVDLAGSERQGKTGATGQRLKEATKINLSLSTLGNVISALVDGKSKHIPYRNSKLTRLLQDSLGGNSKTMMCANIGPADYNYDETISTLRYTNRAKNIKNKARINEDPKDALLRQFQKEIEELKKKLQEGEEILGSEGSGSNEMDEGYDEGGRAGVVCRRRGRKKLSLEKMVEMQAKIEEERKALEAKLDMEEEERNKARAELEKRGKDLLKAQQEHHLLLEKLSALEKKVIVGGVDLLAKAEEQEKLLQESNNELKERRRRAEQLRRELEEKEQERLDIEEKYTSLQEEAQGKTKKLKKVWTMLMAAQSEMADLHQENHREVDGLLENINQLSRELWLEMLIIDKVIPQEYQEMIENNTHWNEDIGEWQLKCVAFTGNNMRKQTPAPDKKEKDPIQVDLSHVYLAYTEESMQQSLMKLERPRTYKSSKSGPSKTGRKKRSANSDALLESLLQ, encoded by the coding sequence ATGGCGAGTAATAAGCTTGAGAAACATGACAAGCAGGAGGTCAGTGATAATGTCAAGGTGGTGGTAAGATGTCGTCCCCTCAaccagaaagagaaaatgatggCCCACAAACAGGTCATCATGGTGGATGAGATCCATGGGACCATAACAGTCAACAAGCTGGAGAATCCTAATAAGCCCCCCAAGACCTTCACCTTTGACACTGTGTTTGGACCAGACAGCAAACAGCTGGATGTCTACAATCTCACAGCCCGCCCCATCATCGACTCAGTATTTGAGGGTTACAACGGCACCATTTTTGCATATGGGCAAACTGGCACAGGAAAAACCTTCACCATGGAGGGAGTGAGAGCAGTGCCAGAGCTAAGAGGGATTATCCCAAACTCTTTTGCCCATATTTTTGGTCACATTGCCAAGGCAGAGGGGGATACCAGGTTTTTGGTCAGTGTTTCATATCTAGAGATTTACAACGAGAAAGTGAGGGACTTGCTGGGCAAGGATCAGATGCAGAGGCTTGAGGTGAAAGAAAGGCCAGAAGTTGGCGTGTATATCAAATATCTATCTGCTTATGTTGTAAACAATGCTGACGACATGGACAGGATTATGACAATGGGACACAAGAACCGGTCTGTTGGTGCcacaaacatgaatgaacaaaGCTCACGTTCTCATGCTATCTTCACCATCACCATTGAGTGCAGTGAGAAGGGTGTTGATGGAAACCAGCATATGCACATGGGAAAACTTAATTTAGTTGACCTGGCAGGTTCAGAAAGACAGGGCAAGACTGGAGCCACGGGTCAGCGTTTAAAGGAAGCAACAAAGatcaatctctccctctccacactTGGTAACGTCATCTCTGCCCTGGTGGATGGCAAGAGCAAACACATTCCCTACAGGAACTCCAAACTGACCCGTTTACTGCAGGATTCACTCGGAGGAAACTCGAAGACCATGATGTGTGCAAATATAGGCCCTGCAGACTATAACTACGATGAGACCATCAGTACCCTGCGCTACACCAATAGGGCTAAAAACATCAAGAACAAAGCCAGGATCAATGAAGATCCTAAGGATGCCCTGCTACGCCAGTTTCAGAAGGAGAttgaggagctgaagaagaaactaCAGGAGGGTGAAGAGATCTTAGGTTCTGAGGGGAGTGGATCAAATGAGATGGATGAAGGTTAtgatgaaggagggagggcaGGAGTGGTATGCAGgagaagaggcaggaagaagCTTTCTCTAGAGAAGATGGTGGAGATGCAGGCAAAgatagaagaggagagaaaagctcTGGAAGCCAAActggacatggaggaggaggagagaaacaaggcaagagcagagctggagaagagagggaaggacCTGCTTAAAGCCCAGCAGGAGCATCACCTTCTGCTGGAGAAACTGTCAGCTTTAGAGAAGAAGGTGATTGTGGGTGGGGTGGACCTCTTGGCTAAGGCTGAAGAGCAAGAAAAACTTTTGCAGGAGTCCAACAATGAACTCAAAGAACGTCGCAGGAGGGCTGAGCAGCTGcggagggagctggaggagaaagaacaaGAACGCCTGGACATAGAAGAGAAATACACaagtctgcaggaggaggctcAAGGAAAGACCAAGAAACTGAAGAAAGTATGGACCATGCTGATGGCTGCTCAATCCGAAATGGCAGATCTACATCAAGAAAATCACAGAGAGGTCGATGGCCTCCTGGAGAACATCAACCAGCTCAGCCGAGAACTCTGGCTCGAGATGCTCATTATAGACAAAGTTATTCCCCAGGAATACCAGGAGATGATAGAGAATAATACACACTGGAATGAAGACATTGGAGAGTGGCAGCTGAAATGTGTGGCATTCACTGGCAACAATATGAGAAAACAGACTCCTGCTccagataaaaaagaaaaagatccgATTCAGGTGGATCTGTCTCATGTGTATTTGGCCTACACAGAGGAGAGCATGCAGCAGTCACTGATGAAACTAGAGAGGCCCAGAACCTATAAAAGTAGCAAGAGTGGTCCATCCAAGACTGGACGAAAGAAAAGATCTGCAAACTCAGACGCTCTGCTCGAATCCCTTCTGCAGTAA
- the LOC118110532 gene encoding rhodopsin, with product MNGTEGPYFYVPMVNTTGIVRSPYDYPQYYLVNPAAYAALGAYMFLLILVGFPVNFLTLYVTLEHKKLRTPLNYILLNLAVANLFMVFGGFTTTMYTSMHGYFVLGRLGCNLEGFFATLGGEIGLWSLVVLAVERWMVVCKPISNFRFGENHAIMGLGWTWIGASACAVPPLVGWSRYIPEGMQCSCGVDYYTRAEGFNNESFVIYMFVCHFLIPLTIVFFCYGRLLCAVKEAAAAQQESETTQRAEREVTRMVVIMVIGFLICWCPYASVAWYIFLNQGSEFGPLLMTIPAFFAKSSAVYNPLIYIFMNKQFRNCMITTLCCGKNPFEEEEGASSTKTEASSASSSSVSPA from the coding sequence ATGAATGGCACAGAGGGACCATATTTTTATGTCCCTATGGTAAATACTACCGGCATTGTCCGGAGTCCTTATGATTACCCTCAGTATTACCTTGTCAACCCAGCAGCTTATGCTGCCCTGGGTGCCTATATGTTCCTGCTCATCCTCGTCGGCTTTCCCGTCAACTTCCTCACTCTCTACGTTACCCTCGAACACAAGAAGCTGCGAACCCCTCTAAACTACATCCTACTGAACCTTGCGGTGGCTAACCTCTTCATGGTGTTTGGAGGATTCACCACAACGATGTACACCTCTATGCATGGCTACTTCGTTCTAGGTCGTCTTGGCTGCAACCTGGAAGGATTCTTTGCAACCCTCGGAGGTGAAATTGGCCTGTGGTCACTTGTTGTTCTGGCTGTTGAAAGGTGGATGGTTGTCTGCAAGCCAATCAGCAACTTTCGCTTTGGAGAAAATCATGCCATCATGGGTTTGGGCTGGACCTGGATTGGAGCCTCTGCTTGTGCTGTACCCCCTCTTGTTGGCTGGTCTCGTTACATCCCTGAGGGCATGCAGTGCTCATGTGGAGTTGACTACTACACACGTGCAGAAGGTTTCAACAATGAATCCTTTGTTATCTACATGTTCGTCTGCCACTTCCTCATTCCACTgactattgtgtttttttgctatGGCCGTCTGCTCTGTGCTGTcaaggaggctgctgctgcccagCAGGAGTCAGAGACCACCCAAAGGGCTGAGAGGGAAGTCACCCGCATGGTTGTGATCATGGTTATCGGTTTCCTGATATGTTGGTGTCCCTATGCAAGTGTGGCCTGGTATATCTTCCTAAATCAGGGCTCTGAGTTCGGACCTCTTTTAATGACCATCCCCGCCTTCTTTGCCAAGAGTTCCGCCGTCTACAACCCATTGATCTACATCTTCATGAACAAGCAGTTCCGTAACTGCATGATCACCACCTTGTGCTGTGGGAAGAATCCCttcgaggaggaggagggagcgtCCAGTACCAAGACCGAGGCctcttctgcctcctccagctctgtctcACCAGCATAA